The following coding sequences lie in one Gemmatimonadota bacterium genomic window:
- a CDS encoding sulfatase-like hydrolase/transferase: MSQDRPNILYIMDDQHRWDYLGSMGADFVKTPNLDRLAERGIQFTQCTTNCPVCAPSRIAVASGLQPVRLGALGNNNFLPRTATTYYQRLRDHNYYVGCVGKLDLAKPDGYNGRDGDRPATYMWGFTHPVEVEGKSHAGRGRIPQGPYNHFLKEKGLLDAFVDDYSARSGPRTSHDSVLPTEAFADTYIGQRSVQWIEDIPDDFPWHLFVSFVGPHSPFDPPTAYAERYRNAEMPAPIPATGKGKPKNIESSRKGLTGAEILETRRQYCAYIELIDAQIGEILDAVEKRGMMDNTYIIFTSDHGEMLGDHGLYGKSVPYEASLRVPLIVAGPGIEGGRVSAEPVELIDTNATICEWAGLPPQENIDAQSLGPVLRGETNDHRTESVSQIRNFRLIRTKTHKLIENQNDINELYDLENDPDELNNIANENSDIARKLSRRLDERFKEGAWLRG, encoded by the coding sequence ATGTCTCAGGACCGACCGAATATTCTCTATATCATGGACGACCAGCACCGATGGGATTATCTGGGATCAATGGGCGCTGATTTTGTCAAAACGCCCAATCTGGACCGGCTGGCCGAGCGCGGCATTCAGTTCACACAATGCACGACAAATTGTCCGGTTTGCGCGCCATCTCGCATTGCGGTCGCATCCGGCCTGCAACCCGTTCGCCTGGGAGCACTGGGTAACAACAATTTTCTGCCACGCACAGCCACAACCTATTATCAACGGCTACGCGATCACAATTACTACGTAGGCTGCGTGGGCAAACTGGATCTGGCAAAACCCGATGGGTACAACGGACGCGATGGCGACAGACCAGCTACGTATATGTGGGGCTTTACGCATCCCGTTGAAGTTGAAGGCAAAAGCCATGCTGGCAGGGGCAGAATTCCCCAGGGACCCTACAATCATTTTTTAAAAGAAAAAGGATTACTCGATGCGTTTGTCGATGATTATTCAGCGCGAAGTGGTCCCAGAACAAGTCACGATTCGGTACTGCCGACCGAAGCATTTGCAGATACGTACATCGGACAGCGATCTGTCCAGTGGATCGAAGACATACCAGACGATTTCCCCTGGCATTTATTCGTGAGTTTTGTGGGACCACACAGCCCATTTGATCCCCCGACCGCATATGCCGAACGATATCGCAACGCCGAAATGCCAGCTCCGATCCCAGCAACGGGCAAAGGTAAACCCAAAAATATTGAAAGCAGCAGAAAAGGGCTGACCGGGGCTGAGATCCTGGAGACGCGGCGGCAATATTGTGCGTACATCGAACTCATTGACGCTCAAATTGGCGAAATATTAGACGCGGTTGAAAAGCGGGGAATGATGGACAATACGTACATTATATTCACCAGCGACCACGGTGAAATGCTCGGCGATCACGGGCTTTATGGCAAAAGCGTGCCCTATGAGGCTTCGTTGCGCGTGCCGCTTATTGTGGCTGGACCCGGTATTGAGGGGGGCAGGGTATCGGCAGAACCTGTAGAATTGATCGATACCAACGCGACAATCTGCGAATGGGCCGGATTACCACCACAGGAAAATATCGACGCGCAGTCACTGGGACCCGTTTTGAGAGGCGAGACGAATGATCACCGCACAGAATCGGTCAGCCAAATTCGTAATTTCAGGTTGATTCGCACGAAAACACACAAACTGATCGAAAACCAAAACGATATCAATGAGCTGTACGACCTGGAAAATGATCCAGATGAGCTGAACAATATCGCAAATGAAAACTCAGATATCGCAAGAAAACTTAGCCGTCGGTTAGACGAGAGATTCAAAGAAGGTGCCTGGCTACGCGGTTGA
- a CDS encoding HEAT repeat domain-containing protein, protein MSSRTRTSDFTPLTYTTPDRLVTDFASRGIVILSPEDLGIPAEVHKRVYDFEKKAKKEKKRVTTGIIPDVLEVLNAPGLVSACDQLAGKNWAIVPFTHNAVFTSGPRDQHWHKDDNGPYNGRKQRHHQAVQLEMLYYPQDVTAEMGPTATIPYSQYWTFNHEENHDNFAGADHLDFAYFFDMQSEHVSGPQSKYDIEDIVNQRTAHDIRMRDAVTDTQWPLVLPFEAGPLRAGSVIIYSHNTFHRGNHRRDDWRTWDDNPRFMWRFWLYRTTDPSPNGTTTVVPMNDLGIDPITRVNLSEAPDDATEVWRYHHHWIKTGQAPPPRPESKSASQKEKEREAKALFEQLHAKYDEAEPARIGAAYKLASIGDPALATKILGRALYTDRENVRRAATYGLIAVGPDATDTLIEATRSPIKWIRKAGVYGLGDASHLTKDVLDAVTSCLHNDSSVYVRSVAAGTLGCLGRRAVATGKGTDLIPTCIDALLQSLSREKNRPSMDKAQKRSIKFVRPTDDCDVCEGSGVDFGLDRFKPVRSAVRENALWSIVILCSHGTRILGNALEPTIETLKNIIRTDKNVIDVGFAMDALIRLVKLSPDEVPQINRKNLLNILKELPVHSWETFIRGGLSLDTVSKFNKP, encoded by the coding sequence ATGAGTTCCCGCACCCGAACATCTGATTTTACCCCCCTCACATATACCACACCCGACCGTCTGGTCACAGATTTTGCAAGCCGGGGCATAGTCATCCTTTCCCCCGAAGACCTGGGCATCCCCGCCGAAGTCCACAAACGCGTTTACGACTTCGAAAAAAAGGCTAAAAAAGAGAAAAAACGCGTCACAACGGGCATCATCCCCGACGTACTCGAAGTCCTCAACGCACCCGGCCTCGTCTCAGCCTGTGACCAGCTCGCAGGTAAAAATTGGGCCATCGTCCCCTTTACCCACAACGCAGTCTTTACCAGTGGCCCCAGAGATCAACACTGGCACAAAGACGACAACGGCCCATACAACGGCCGAAAACAGCGCCACCATCAGGCCGTCCAACTGGAAATGCTGTATTATCCTCAAGATGTCACAGCAGAAATGGGGCCCACAGCAACCATCCCCTACTCACAATATTGGACCTTTAACCACGAAGAAAACCACGACAACTTTGCGGGCGCAGACCACCTCGATTTTGCCTACTTCTTCGACATGCAAAGCGAACACGTCAGCGGGCCCCAATCCAAATACGATATCGAAGACATCGTCAACCAGCGCACCGCCCATGACATTCGCATGCGCGATGCCGTCACCGACACACAATGGCCTCTCGTACTCCCCTTTGAAGCAGGACCACTCCGCGCAGGCAGCGTGATCATCTACTCGCACAACACCTTCCACAGGGGCAACCACCGGCGCGATGACTGGCGCACCTGGGACGACAACCCGCGCTTTATGTGGCGCTTCTGGCTCTATCGCACTACCGATCCATCACCCAACGGGACAACAACCGTTGTGCCAATGAACGACCTCGGCATCGACCCCATCACCCGCGTCAACCTCTCTGAGGCACCAGACGATGCCACCGAAGTGTGGCGCTATCATCATCACTGGATCAAAACCGGCCAGGCACCGCCACCGCGTCCCGAATCAAAATCTGCTTCGCAAAAAGAAAAAGAGCGCGAAGCCAAAGCCCTTTTCGAACAACTCCACGCCAAATACGACGAAGCTGAACCCGCCCGAATTGGGGCTGCTTACAAACTCGCCTCAATTGGCGACCCGGCATTGGCCACCAAAATTCTCGGACGCGCGCTCTACACCGACCGCGAAAATGTGCGACGCGCAGCCACATACGGCCTGATCGCCGTGGGACCAGATGCGACAGACACACTCATCGAAGCAACTCGATCGCCTATCAAATGGATTCGCAAAGCAGGTGTCTATGGCCTGGGCGATGCCAGCCATCTCACAAAGGATGTACTCGACGCAGTTACCTCCTGCTTACACAACGATTCCTCTGTCTATGTCCGTTCTGTAGCCGCGGGAACCCTCGGCTGTTTGGGACGCCGTGCAGTGGCTACTGGTAAAGGCACTGACCTGATCCCCACTTGTATTGATGCGCTCTTACAAAGCCTCAGCCGAGAAAAAAATCGCCCCAGCATGGACAAAGCGCAAAAACGAAGCATCAAATTTGTTCGCCCAACCGACGACTGCGACGTCTGCGAAGGCAGTGGCGTCGATTTTGGCCTCGACCGCTTTAAGCCCGTTCGCTCTGCCGTCCGGGAAAACGCCCTGTGGTCCATCGTCATCCTCTGTTCCCACGGCACCAGGATCCTCGGCAATGCACTCGAGCCGACAATCGAGACCTTAAAAAACATTATCCGAACCGACAAAAATGTCATCGACGTCGGATTCGCCATGGACGCGCTGATTCGCCTGGTCAAATTGAGCCCGGATGAAGTTCCTCAAATCAACCGGAAAAACCTCCTGAATATCTTGAAAGAACTCCCCGTACACAGCTGGGAAACCTTCATCCGAGGAGGCCTTAGTCTGGACACCGTATCAAAATTTAATAAACCCTGA
- a CDS encoding TIGR04282 family arsenosugar biosynthesis glycosyltransferase: MTSLIVFVKNPLPGAVKTRLQTRYAPDQVAALYTAFVRDVLARGESIDVDRRVIAFDPPDAESEVRALFGGGVKAQWQFVPQVQDDLGVRMREALVQELDAGASAAVLIGTDIPSLPAHHITQAFDLLHTKDVVLGPSTDGGYYLVGVSKSTPEIFEDVAWSTPSVLSQTIDRVQRAGNTLGLVPPWFDVDTPDELDFLLAHARATILATGIDPLPYTHACLSNLT, translated from the coding sequence ATGACATCTCTAATCGTTTTTGTCAAAAATCCACTTCCCGGAGCGGTTAAGACCCGGTTGCAGACGCGCTATGCACCCGATCAGGTTGCAGCCCTTTACACCGCGTTTGTGCGCGATGTGCTGGCGCGGGGTGAAAGTATTGATGTCGATAGACGGGTGATTGCTTTTGATCCGCCCGATGCAGAGTCCGAGGTTCGCGCGCTTTTTGGTGGGGGGGTGAAGGCTCAATGGCAGTTCGTTCCCCAGGTGCAGGATGACCTTGGTGTTCGCATGCGAGAAGCTCTTGTTCAAGAACTCGATGCAGGTGCATCAGCAGCCGTTCTCATTGGTACGGATATCCCTTCTCTGCCAGCCCACCATATTACGCAGGCATTCGATCTGCTGCACACAAAGGATGTTGTTTTAGGTCCGAGTACAGATGGTGGATACTATCTCGTTGGTGTTTCAAAATCGACGCCGGAAATTTTCGAGGATGTGGCATGGAGTACGCCCAGTGTTTTGTCGCAGACTATTGACCGCGTTCAGCGCGCGGGGAATACGCTCGGTCTCGTTCCCCCCTGGTTTGATGTCGATACCCCCGATGAACTCGATTTTCTTCTCGCCCATGCGCGCGCTACAATACTCGCTACGGGCATAGATCCCTTACCGTACACGCATGCCTGTTTGTCGAACTTGACTTGA
- a CDS encoding substrate-binding domain-containing protein: protein MVIRYILALFFAFSCLHPAIAQERYKFAFVTHGGPGNPFWNVVIKGMEDAAKRYDVDVQWLSNPTFSIADMPNFLDDAIANKVNGIGITCPDPEAIRESVVRAHAAGIPIIVLNTADPNAGGDNALPTQFYVGASEYLGGQSNAKAILAEAEKRGIAVQRAVCPIQELGHSGLEARFAGFSSIFEERGIVVDGLTISNDVEQSAGLLRDYFLGHPETNAIATLGPLPADAFYLFLEEEGKKVGEILHVTHDTSTSIFEHIRRGYTVQAVDQQPYLQGYLTVSFLYLNNAYGLTLAQDVLTGPFAINATNVDRIDRLVTAGYR, encoded by the coding sequence ATGGTTATTCGCTATATTCTCGCGCTTTTTTTTGCTTTCTCTTGTCTGCATCCCGCAATTGCTCAGGAACGCTACAAATTTGCTTTTGTCACGCATGGCGGACCTGGAAATCCATTCTGGAATGTGGTGATTAAGGGTATGGAAGATGCGGCCAAACGCTATGATGTGGATGTGCAATGGTTGAGCAATCCCACATTTTCAATTGCGGATATGCCCAATTTTCTCGATGACGCTATTGCAAATAAGGTCAATGGCATTGGCATTACGTGTCCGGATCCCGAAGCTATTCGGGAGAGCGTTGTGCGCGCACACGCGGCGGGTATTCCCATTATTGTGCTCAATACGGCGGATCCCAATGCGGGGGGAGATAATGCACTGCCCACGCAATTTTATGTGGGTGCCAGCGAGTATCTCGGCGGTCAATCCAATGCCAAAGCCATTCTCGCCGAGGCGGAAAAACGCGGGATCGCGGTTCAGCGCGCGGTATGTCCTATCCAGGAACTCGGGCACAGTGGTCTCGAAGCGCGATTTGCCGGATTCTCGAGTATTTTTGAAGAGAGAGGCATTGTCGTTGACGGTTTGACCATATCTAATGATGTCGAGCAGTCTGCGGGCTTGTTGCGCGACTATTTTCTCGGGCATCCCGAGACCAATGCCATCGCTACCCTGGGACCGCTGCCAGCCGATGCTTTTTATCTTTTTCTTGAGGAAGAGGGAAAAAAAGTTGGCGAAATTTTGCATGTTACCCACGATACGAGTACGTCCATATTTGAGCATATTCGGAGGGGATATACGGTTCAGGCTGTCGATCAACAGCCCTATTTGCAGGGTTATCTGACTGTTTCTTTTTTGTATTTGAATAATGCCTATGGTCTTACTCTCGCACAGGATGTGCTCACAGGCCCGTTCGCCATTAATGCAACAAATGTTGACCGCATTGACAGATTAGTGACCGCAGGTTATAGATAG